From one Rattus norvegicus strain BN/NHsdMcwi chromosome 7, GRCr8, whole genome shotgun sequence genomic stretch:
- the Ephx3 gene encoding epoxide hydrolase 3, translating to MCGGSLYPSRASVSSAGPVDPDSTVETQNKGGGLPAPAPPAQSSDHGSVVVPERKDMPEFVVTALLAPSRLSLKLLRALVMILVYLAALVAAFVYSCVALTNVLCHPRRGCCGRQRSAPECLRDPTLGEHCFLTLRSSGLRLHYVSAGRGNGPLMLFLHGFPENWFSWRYQLREFQSHFHVVAVDLRGYSPSDAPKDVDCYTVDLLLTDIKDIILGLGYSKCILVSHDWGAALAWDFSVYFPSLVDRMIVVSGPPMSVFQEYSTRHIGQLFRSNYIFLFQLPWLPEKLLSLSDFQILKSIFTHHKKGIPRLSPCELEAFLYPFSHPGGLSGPINYYRNVFRNFPLEPKELSKPTLLLWGEKDFSLQQGLVEAIESHFVPGRLESHILPGSGHWIPQSHPEEMHQYMWAFLQDLLG from the exons ATGTGCGGTGGCAGTCTCTATCCGAGTCGCGCATCTGTTTCCTCGGCCGGTCCAGTGGACCCAGACAGCACGGTGGAAACCCAAAACAAAGGTGGTGGGCTGCCGGCACCAGCGCCCCCTGCTCAGTCTTCCGACCACGGCTCTGTAGTGGTCCCGGAGCGCAAGGATATGCCGGAATTTGTGGTGACCGCGCTGCTCGCGCCCTCACGCCTGTCGCTGAAGCTGCTACGAGCGCTGGTGATGATCCTGGTGTACTTGGCTGCCTTGGTAGCCGCGTTTGTCTACAGCTGCGTCGCGCTCACCAATGTGTTGTGCCACCCTCGCCGGGGCTGCTGCGGCCGCCAGAGGTCTGCCCCAGAGTGCCTGAGAGACCCCACGCTGGGCGAGCATTGTTTTCTAACCCTCAGG AGTTCCGGCCTGCGTCTGCACTACGTCTCTGCTGGTCGCGGCAATGGGCCCCTCATGCTATTTCTGCATGGCTTCCCAGAGAACTG GTTCAGCTGGCGCTACCAGCTGCGGGAGTTTCAGAGCCATTTCCACGTAGTAGCTGTAGACTTGCGTGGTTATAGCCCCTCTGATGCTCCAAAGGATGTAGATTGTTACACCGTTGACTTGCTGTTGACTGACATCAAGGATATCATCCTAGGCCTGG GGTACTCCAAGTGCATCCTCGTGAGCCACGACTGGGGGGCCGCCCTTGCCTGGGATTTCTCAGTCTACTTCCCGTCCCTAGTGGATCGGATGATTGTGGTCAGTGGACCTCCCATGTCAGTATTCCAAG AATACTCAACCCGCCACATTGGCCAGTTATTCCGATCGAACTACATATTCCTGTTTCAGCTCCCCTGGCTGCCAGAGAAACTGCTGTCTCTGTCCGACTTCCAG ATTCTGAAATCCATATTCACTCACCACAAGAAAGGCATCCCACGCCTGAGTCCTTGTGAACTTGAAGCGTTCCTTTATCCCTTCTCCCATCCCGGAGGCCTCTCTGGGCCCATCAACTACTACCGAAATGTGTTCAG GAACTTCCCCCTGGAGCCCAAGGAACTGTCAAAACCCACACTGCTGCTGTGGGGGGAAAAAGACTTCTCCCTGCAGCAGGGGCTGGTGGAAGCCATCGAAAGCCATTTCGTGCCAGGCCGGCTGGAAAGCCACATTTTGCCAGGCAGTGGGCACTGGATTCCACAGAGCCATCCTGAGGAGATGCATCAGTACATGTGGGCCTTCTTGCAAGACCTGCTGGGCTAG